In Chondrinema litorale, the DNA window TTTAATACATTACTTACTACTTCTTGTATTATTCTGTAAATGAGAATTTCTTTTCTAGATTCAAGTCTTTCTTCCATATTGTAACTTTCAACTGTTACATACATCTGATTAGACAATTGAATGCTTCCTGCCAATTCTTCGAGTGCAGCTATTATACCAAGATTATTTACAATACCAGCATCAAGACTATGCGATACATCTCTAATCTCACAGGTTACTTTATCAAGTAATTCATTGGCTTTTAAATATTGTTCTTTGCTTTCGTTTAGAGAACTATTAAATTTTTTCTCCATTGAATTAAAGTACAATTTAATTGTGTGTAGTATGCTTCCAACTTCTCCGTGTAATTGTTGGGCAATTCTCTTTCTTTCGTATTCCTGGCTATCAATTACTGCTTCCATAATTTTGAGTTCCTGTAGCTGCATTATCTCGTTCACCCTCTGGTTATTTATTTCTTCGATCTTAATTGCAAGATACTGGCTAGCCTTTCTTTTTGACTGATAGTTTCGCACTATCAAAAAGGCCACTAACAATACTAAACCTGAAATTAACATAAGTGCATTATTAAATTGATTGGATCTTTCCAAAGCTTGTACATGAAGTTCCTTTTCGAACTGTAATGTTGATATTTGCTGTTTGCGCTTCTCTGTATTATACCTGATTCTAAGCTCCTCAACTTCTTCTTTATTATTTCTTAGGTCCATTTCACTTTTGGCCTCCTCATAAGCTTTTCTAAATACTATTGCTTCTTCATATTGCTTTAGGCCTTCGTAACTCAGAGATAATCCTTGGTACGCTGTAACAATATTTTGTTTGGAGTCTGTTTTTTCTGAGATATTTAAAAACTTGTTGTAGTAATCTAATGCATTTGAATAGTTTTCTTTTTTGAGCATTAAATCGCCCAGATTACAATAAACTATACCTTCTCCTATCTGATCGTGATGGGCTTTTTTGACTGATAAACTTTGATGATGATACAACTCTGCAAGTGGGTAATTTTCCATATAGGTGGCTG includes these proteins:
- a CDS encoding tetratricopeptide repeat protein — its product is MKHTIFFLFITLPLFRVNALHQSYTDSLMQALNTTESIEERIDILNELAWEWREEKMDVALQYSDSAYHLSQQIQDIERQTTSLKRKGVVLKNKGDYSTALYCYEEALAYEIANNNKKGEASCYNNMGNIYKKWGDNKPALECFIKSLKIKESLFPGSITLANTYKNLGYFYFTSLEKLDTAIFYLEQAKEIAIEKKNAALEGLIINDLGLIYHESEMFEDAFTIFRDAASRFETLNDSVNMARVWDNLGRTATYMENYPLAELYHHQSLSVKKAHHDQIGEGIVYCNLGDLMLKKENYSNALDYYNKFLNISEKTDSKQNIVTAYQGLSLSYEGLKQYEEAIVFRKAYEEAKSEMDLRNNKEEVEELRIRYNTEKRKQQISTLQFEKELHVQALERSNQFNNALMLISGLVLLVAFLIVRNYQSKRKASQYLAIKIEEINNQRVNEIMQLQELKIMEAVIDSQEYERKRIAQQLHGEVGSILHTIKLYFNSMEKKFNSSLNESKEQYLKANELLDKVTCEIRDVSHSLDAGIVNNLGIIAALEELAGSIQLSNQMYVTVESYNMEERLESRKEILIYRIIQEVVSNVLKHAKAENLYISLTRREHDLNIIIEDDGIGFDVEHARKNGGMGLKNISTKVSHLGGDLVFDSKKGHGSTVIIDINL